In one window of Drosophila innubila isolate TH190305 chromosome 2L unlocalized genomic scaffold, UK_Dinn_1.0 4_B_2L, whole genome shotgun sequence DNA:
- the LOC117780173 gene encoding uncharacterized protein LOC117780173, giving the protein MRSSFLILCVLLCCSLGSSTLFDDDLRELTEFLRLQMQCGYPERGIPILAPAQRAFKAIDISTDSFRCEGNFTDLSVVGLDGFEFYKLKWSNIKHNIQFDMTFPRIQLNSSNYKLNILSHLLGSDVSMWGDGVFDLELINLRANGSFVIRPSTLTQGTHIKSWKVDWQLGKSNSKITGIMGKNLMVSKIFNQFIDEFFELLINDNPNEISQFMEQLIVSPMNSVLENVAWYEISAIILGLVKGILPVEPIC; this is encoded by the exons TCTACGTGAGCTAACCGAATTTCTACGTCTGCAGATGCAATGTGGCTATCCGGAACGTGGTATACCAATCCTGGCTCCAGCTCAGAGGGCCTTCAAGGCGATTGACATCAGTACAGATAGTTTTCG CTGTGAGGGCAATTTTACGGATCTGTCCGTAGTGGGTCTGGATGGATTTGAGTTCTATAAACTCAAATGGAGCAATATAAAGCATAACATCCAGTTCGATATGACTTTTCCTCGCATTCAGCTGAACAGTTCAAACTACAAGCTGAACATTTTAAGTCACCTGCTTGGCTCTGATGTGTCCATGTGGGGCGATGGTGTCTTCGATCTGGAACTAATCAATCTGCGTGCCAATGGAAGCTTCGTCATACGTCCCTCAACTCTTACCCAGGGAACACACATCAAGAGCTGGAAAGTTGATTGGCAGCTGGGCAAGTCCAACTCCAAGATCACAGGAATTATGGGCAAAAATTTAATGGTCTCAAAGATTTTTAACCAATTTATCGATGAATTTTTCGAGCTGTTAATCAACGATAATCCAAATGAGATCTCTCAGTTTATGGAGCAATTGATAGTGTCACCAATGAACTCTGTGCTAGAGAATGTAGCCTGGTATGAGATATCAGCTATCATTTTGGGTCTGGTTAAGGGAATATTGCCGGTAGAGCccatttgttaa